From the genome of Streptomyces sp. NBC_01317, one region includes:
- a CDS encoding molybdopterin-dependent oxidoreductase yields the protein MSRVSTRTQQRTASTPPRTPLPAAPFLLRGEVARTVSLTVTDLRERWASHRADVVFHCTTDGPRHHTFEGALLRDVIAAASPDFEARRRKDRTRYLLAVNGGDGHHTVLSWAEVDADFGNVPILLATSMDGRGLDAEGSQLVVPSDHCGARYVSAITSVWLGAYAGPPLPPLPPVPTTGTAGTSRRA from the coding sequence ATGAGCCGAGTCAGCACACGAACACAGCAGCGCACCGCGAGCACCCCGCCCCGCACCCCGCTCCCCGCCGCCCCCTTCCTGCTCCGGGGAGAGGTCGCCCGTACCGTGTCACTGACCGTCACGGACCTGCGCGAACGGTGGGCCTCACACCGCGCCGACGTGGTCTTCCACTGCACCACCGACGGCCCCCGGCACCACACCTTCGAGGGCGCGCTGCTCCGGGACGTGATCGCCGCCGCGAGCCCGGACTTCGAGGCCCGGCGCCGCAAGGACCGTACGCGCTACCTGCTCGCCGTCAACGGCGGGGACGGCCACCACACCGTGCTCTCCTGGGCGGAGGTCGACGCCGACTTCGGCAACGTACCGATCCTGCTGGCCACCTCGATGGACGGGCGCGGCCTGGACGCCGAGGGCAGTCAGCTGGTCGTGCCCTCGGACCACTGCGGGGCGCGGTACGTCAGCGCGATCACCAGTGTGTGGCTGGGAGCGTACGCCGGGCCGCCCCTGCCCCCGCTCCCGCCTGTCCCTACCACTGGTACGGCAGGTACTTCCCGTCGAGCGTGA
- a CDS encoding helix-turn-helix domain-containing protein: MAAVPTMRRRMLGAELRKIRERCGLKAEDAAAELSWHPSKISRIETGRSGLRVHEVGALLDLYKVRDEETRTGLEALAREGKRRVWWQPYNDVLTPRYLDYINFEAEASAARSFETTLVPGLLQTPDYARTVIRSLKPERKADEVNALVEVRLARQNAALNREDPLQLWAILDESVLHRPVGGAPTAVKQFKRLLDATELPNVTLQILPFAAGAHAGMLGPFVILEFPVQADLDVVYSEGLASSVYLERDADRTAYGRTFDRLRAAALDVEPSRDMLARRMREQT; this comes from the coding sequence TTGGCCGCTGTTCCGACCATGCGCCGCCGCATGCTGGGTGCTGAGCTTCGCAAGATCAGGGAACGCTGTGGGCTGAAGGCGGAGGACGCCGCGGCGGAGTTGTCCTGGCACCCGTCCAAGATCAGCCGCATCGAGACGGGCCGCAGCGGGTTGCGGGTGCATGAAGTGGGCGCCCTGCTGGACCTGTACAAGGTCCGCGACGAGGAGACCCGTACCGGCCTCGAAGCGCTGGCGAGAGAGGGCAAGCGGCGCGTCTGGTGGCAGCCGTACAACGACGTCCTCACGCCGCGCTATCTCGACTACATCAACTTCGAGGCGGAGGCGTCGGCGGCCCGCAGCTTCGAAACCACCCTGGTTCCGGGCCTGTTGCAGACGCCCGACTACGCGCGCACGGTGATCAGGTCCCTCAAGCCGGAGCGCAAGGCCGACGAGGTGAACGCGCTGGTGGAGGTACGGCTGGCGCGGCAGAACGCCGCGCTGAACCGGGAGGACCCGCTCCAGCTCTGGGCCATCCTCGACGAGTCCGTACTGCACCGGCCGGTGGGCGGCGCGCCGACCGCGGTCAAGCAGTTCAAGCGGCTCCTGGACGCGACCGAGCTGCCCAACGTCACGTTGCAGATCCTGCCGTTCGCCGCCGGGGCGCACGCCGGGATGCTGGGTCCGTTCGTGATCCTTGAGTTCCCCGTCCAGGCTGACCTTGATGTCGTGTATTCGGAAGGCCTTGCGAGTAGCGTTTACCTCGAACGTGACGCCGACCGGACCGCTTACGGCCGAACTTTCGACCGGTTGCGTGCGGCCGCCCTGGACGTAGAACCTTCGCGTGACATGCTCGCGCGCCGAATGAGGGAACAGACGTGA
- a CDS encoding DUF397 domain-containing protein, with protein sequence MKHCIEPGVDLGHATWRKSSFSGDQGNCVEVADGVSGRCAEAADGVSGRVRDAPVTLVRDSKAPAGPRLAFGAGAWASFLMAV encoded by the coding sequence GTGAAGCACTGCATCGAGCCCGGCGTGGACCTCGGCCACGCGACCTGGCGGAAGAGCAGTTTCAGCGGCGATCAGGGCAACTGTGTGGAGGTGGCGGACGGGGTCTCCGGCCGCTGTGCCGAGGCGGCCGACGGGGTCTCCGGGCGCGTGCGGGACGCTCCGGTGACGCTCGTGCGTGACAGCAAGGCCCCGGCGGGGCCCCGGCTGGCCTTCGGCGCGGGCGCGTGGGCGTCGTTCCTGATGGCGGTTTAG
- the cynS gene encoding cyanase produces the protein MLTKQQAGEAVRAAKVLTGVTWAQLAEALDAPLAWTTAALLGQHPMSAEQAETAAALLELDKDAALAFQLQPTRGALDSAVPVDPTIYRLYEVIQVYGPAIKELIHEQCGDGIMSAINFRLDVRRVPDPAGDRVVITLDGKYLPYQW, from the coding sequence ATGCTCACCAAACAGCAGGCAGGCGAAGCCGTCAGGGCCGCGAAGGTGCTGACCGGAGTGACGTGGGCGCAGCTCGCGGAGGCCCTGGACGCGCCCCTGGCGTGGACGACCGCCGCGCTGCTCGGGCAGCACCCGATGAGCGCGGAGCAGGCCGAGACCGCCGCGGCGCTGCTCGAACTCGACAAGGACGCCGCTCTGGCGTTCCAACTCCAGCCCACCCGTGGCGCGTTGGACTCCGCCGTCCCCGTCGATCCCACGATCTACCGGCTCTACGAGGTGATCCAGGTCTACGGGCCCGCCATCAAGGAGCTGATCCACGAGCAGTGCGGCGACGGCATCATGAGCGCGATCAACTTCCGCCTCGACGTGCGGCGGGTCCCCGACCCGGCCGGGGACCGCGTGGTCATCACGCTCGACGGGAAGTACCTGCCGTACCAGTGGTAG